The genomic window ttgaaaaagattcaCAACCTTTCATCCTCAAAATGTAAATCTGAAGGAAAATGCCCCACGATCTCAAATAAGGGACTGGAGATCAGGTGTCTGCACAATTTGAAATAGCGTCTTGAAAACTGTTTGATCCATGAAAACTAGTTTTTCCATATGGATTGTCAAATTAAGTTTCAAGCTAGTGGTACGTCTTTCTCATTTCTTTGTGATTTATAATGAACTAACAAAGATAGATTCGAGTTGATGGAAACAAATGTCTTTCAGTCGCTAGCTTGTCATGATTAAAACTTGTGCTAGATAATCCACTTGGGTAGTCGAGATATTCTAGATAAGCATATTTGATATTGTCATAATCAATCATTCATTTACCACACGGGATTAAagtattattttctttgataaagAGGGATATGATTAGATGAAACTGGCTGctagttaaatttataatatatatatatatatatatatatatatattaaatttagattttgtttcttattGTTACATCCCTTATCTCTTATATAACAAATGTTCCATGCTGATGatttatttaagatttgatCATAGaagaataaaactttaatatgcaaaaaatgagtaaaaaacCACTCTTGTCATTGTGGCAGATCAACTCTTATGGGTTAAATCCACTTGCTTAAAAGGCTCACTGGTAAAAAAGctcagaaaaaaaagaaggtccAACACGCACAAATACTTAATAGAAGTCAAACCCAAGTTCTGGCGGGATACTAGATCCAATTTTCATGGGCTCAACTCTGCACTGGACCTAAGAGCATATGGGGTCTGGCAAAGAGCCAGATCCAACTTCCTTAAACTCAACCACACACCAGGCCTAATAGCATTTAGGTCCGACAATGTGTCAGAAACAACTTTTTTAGGATCGACCATATGCTGAGCTCAAACATCGTCGAGCCTAAGAAAACGCTAAACCAAACATCCCTTGGTTTAGAACCATTCTAGGTCCCACTAAATGATTAGCTACCCTTAATAGCCTTTTTCTAGGTCATAAGACTATCCTCAGCATTGAATGATGGAAACTTAATATCATCATCTCTCTACGTCCTAAATGTGTAAAAGTCCTCTAAAAAGCCATATACTtgtcaatcaaatattaatgttgattatAAGGATTGATCTCATCGACATTAATATTGTATACAAGATTGCATACAAAAATCTCTTATAAACACGTGGtatttccatcaacattaatattcaTGTAAGGGACTCCCACTAGTATATTTCGAAGGCAAAAACTCTCAGCCTCTCTAGCATGAATAGGAAGATTCAAGGTATGATGGCTATAAATACTCTCTAAATTATCCAGGTAAtagattcatttttttcctactCTCTAACCCCATTAGTTTCTACTTAGGGCATTAATATACACATTAATAAGAACAAACATTTAGCTTCatgaaatttaatgttttttttcgtCATTTATTACTAGCACTATTAAAAATTTCTGACTTTATTATTGGAGGGTTCCTTAATCTAACcgataaggattttttttgcaGGTATTGAAACTTCTTGCTAAAGATTCTAGATTCCTCATACTAGGGAGAAGggaatatatttacatgaacatTTGATTAACTAAGATCGGACACTAAGAAAACCGATTTATGTGCTTTCTGGATTTTGGGACATTATAacattgaaaactaaaaaaatgagagTTTCTAAAAtcccaaatattttattttcccaaGTTTACCATCTCTCTTAATACAATAGAAAGTGATTTACATACTTAAATATTGAGTATGTTAGAATGAAAAGGTTACCAAAATTCGATCCAACAATTGAAGATTTACAGTTTTGGAATGTTTTATCGTTGTAATCACCTTTAATTatgataatgaaaaagaaaattgaaagcaattaaATTAAGCACGGAAAAAGCATCACAAATAAAAAGGAGTAGACAAAGAAAATCGTATATATGTGGAAATCAAGGGCCAAATGAAAAGGGTGATCAAAATTACCAATCTTGGCATTGCCAAACCGCAAAGCTGTTATATGTGCTTTTCATATACTCCCCACAGACAAACCTAACTTGCCTTGAGCCCAACCTATAGCATGTGCAAACCATCTTTCTTGCTTGTGTGTAGCCTTTCCTTGttaacaaaactaaataaaatctcCCTTTAATTTGCTCATGTATATTAATTACTAGTATTTATGTTCTCTACCTCCCATGgctgcttatatatatatatatatatatatatatagcttggtTGTGTgttattaatggaaaaaaaatgcatcccAAATGCACCGATTAGACCTCACCAACCCGTGTTGCTGTGGGTTCCAAATAATCATAAAGCTATAGGGCATTGTGGTCATAGAAATCAAATCGAAGGATGGAGGTAGTTTGGATCGTTGAGATGACTTTGCACTGACCTCATcgatcttcattattttattccaTAGTTTGCGTTGGTTTCCGAAGGACTGTGTACAAAATGACATAAATAGGCTACAGCATTTTGTtcatataaatgaaataaatatcatcaaatttactacacacacacacacacaaagacacAACTTAAGAAATACGCTGTAATCTTGATTGAAAAAGTCAGTTTAGATGCCCTTGACttttaaaacctaaaaacccCAAATTTTTCAGGGTCATATTAGTCAAGTTGCAATAAACTTGATAAAGTCTTTGTTTGCATATGTTTCGTTTCTGTTTACTTATTGtatttcttttctctaatttatATCTAGTAGTTAATTATTGTCTTCGTTTTTATTTTGCTGTTGACAAAATGCAgaggaaacaaaaattaaaataaaaaacattgaatattgttacaagaaagcaaaaaaataatttaataaatataaaatattgatgagTAAAAAGAGGAGATgaagaaggagagaaagaaaagcaagaaacaatAGCGACCTCttgatctctctttctttcctctttcttttcttttcttgcttttttttttttttttttgagagagaaagataTCAGTCTATTAAGCctccattctttttctttattttattgttaagctTCACCTCTTcctctccctctttctctctctctttacacTCACTAGCTCTAAGTGCTGCTAAAGAGCAAccaggagaaagaaaaggagagaaagagaaagaaagagacgaCAGACAGAGGGCTACACATATAGAGattagatagatagatagagagagagagagagagagagagagagataaacaAATGAATTTACCAAGCTTTCAATACCACAGAAGAGAATACGATGTCTGAGAGCTTTCTATCCTTTCAAACTCTGAAACTCCAACAGGTACTTatttgtgtgcgtgtgtgtgttagtatgataaatttatataaataaagagaaagattaACCAAATAAAGCTCCAACAAAGACCCATTTGATACTCGTTgctctttctctccctctcagTTACACTTTGTTGGTTTTTAGTATGTTAATTTCTTGATATGTTAAGCTTAAGAGAATgttaatttcttgtttcttgtttgtCTCTACATGTAGCAGATTTGATtgacaagagaaagaaaataagttggTGGGGGTGCTATAAATTAAGAAGATAATTGGAAGAGATGATGATCATCATCTTCAAGATACTGATATGGGAATAGCTACACCTCCATTCCCTCCAATTCTCCCTCACTCAAAGACTCACCAGTTAATCTCTCCAAACATTAAGTCCAATCCTTCAAATCATAATTCTATGTCCCAAGATTACCATCAAGGtattttttccttctcccaTGGTGGTTTCGACAGATCCTCCGTATCTCTCCAAGAGCATaatcaacagcagcagcagcagcagcagcaacacgaTATAGCCCAACAGATCCGCAGAGATAAGCATAGAATCCAATCAGACTATGAACCACCCCCACCGGCATTAGTAggtattgaagaagaagaagaagaatcaagTGGCCTTCCGGTCTACGAAACTGCCGGCATGTTATCAGAAATGTTCAATTTCCCTCCTGCTGGTGGACCAGCTGCGGCTGTTGATTTGTTGGATCAGCCTGTACACTCTAATTACCGGACCCAGCCACGACAACAACAACCGGTGACAACCAACGATTGGTATAACAGCAACAACAGGCAAAGTATGGTGGTAGGAGGTTTGGGGATAGGTGATTCCAAGAGTAATAGTAACCGTGACAGTTTGGCTCAACATCAGCATCAAATTTCAGGCATTAATGCAGATTCAGCTGCAGCCATGcaactttttttaatgaaccCATCACAACCCAGGTCACCAcaatctccttctccttctcatcATCAAACCCCTCCTTCAACTTCTTCTACACTACACATGTTGTTACCAAATCCTTCAAGTTCTCTTCAAGGGTATATTGCTGTGTCAGGAGGAGGTTTTGGTGCTACAAGTGTTATATCTCCACCACAATTCACTTGGGTTCCTGATAGTTCTCATGAAGGAGGCAATACTGGTGCTCCACTCAATAATCCAAGTGAAATTAGTGGTGTTGTTGAAGGGCAAGGACTTTCtctatcattatcatcatctttGCAACATTTAGAGGCAGCAAAAGCAGAAGAATTGAGGATGGAAAGTGGTGGGTTATTGTATTATAATCAAGGAGCTGGTGGATCATCTTCTGCTCAATATTACAAGAATTTGGGAGGCCACCAACACCATCAAGCATTACATTTACAAGGAGGAGTGGGACAAAACCACCACCAAGTTCATGTTGGCTTTGGGTCATCATTAGGAGTGGTGAATGTTTTGAGGAATTCAAAGTATGTGAGAGCAGCACAAGAGTTGTTAGAAGAGTTTTGCAGTGTCGGAAGAGGTCAGTTCAAGAAAAGCAAATTTGGTAGACAAAACACAAACCCTAGTTCTAATAACAATcccggcggcggcggcggctcttcttcttcaactaaAGATCCCCTTCCCTTGTCAGCTGCTGATAGAATTGAGCATCAAAGAAAGAAGGTCAAACTGTTGTCCATGCTTGATGAGGCAtgtaaatctctctctctctctctctctttttctttccatacCTTCTCTCTCCCTCAAGAGTCAAgacccatttatttttatttttttttcttggtatgTTTATTTTAGTGCATCAATGATTTTCTAAATCACACGGACAAACAGAAAACTACGGAAAGCCTTTTCAACAATATtataaactatttaaaaatccCAAGGAGAGAAAAGCCGGCTCACCCTTGTGCAATACAATAGGGTTACATAAGATCATCTAGTTGGTAGAGTTGGATTagtcattatattatttattttctgcaCACATTGATTGGAATGGTGGTGGGTTTGTGTTAAGGTTTCTGGTTGGTGTggtaaggtaaaaaaaaagaacaaaagtcaTGAAAGTCTACTATTATTAGAGGTATCCATCTGTGTCCAGCAAGAAGCGACGTTCCTCCTGATTGGGAAGACGACTGATAATCCACCATGTTACGTAGGGAAGTTATTATGAAGCTAAAAGAGTGGTACCCATCGTAGTAATATTGCAGAGAAATAAAGGCACTGATATTTTATCTTAGTTGACCTTGGCAGCAGGGgggtgttttccttttcttttctccttttgtttttgttttgtttatgcaTTACAGAAGCAAGCCTGGCAATTGGCTGTATTTGGGGGAAAGACAGTAACGAAAGAAACACCAAGGATATTCTATGCTCCTATTAACAATCATTTCAGCACTGTACCAGCTTTGATTAATGCATTTattcttctcctttctctttctctttctctgctACGTGGGTTTCCTTCAAGAACCATAAGTCTTGTCAAATATATATGTGTATTTTCTTGGGTGTCGTAAAATTCTTGATTGTCTTTATTTCTCTACTCTAACCCCTCCTGTCATGTGGTGTTTTATTGGATAATAGTTGATagtattattaagaaaatagcTAAAAAGATAATAGCTAGCTTACAGAAGTTCTAgctcaaaaggaaagaaaaaaaagaaagcaacaaaGCAAACAAGGTTTTGAAACAGGTGTTGTGGTGTTTTCAAGTGAGTTttagcttgtttttttattaaaatttgattttttaaaaaattaaattttttaatgtttttagatagaaataaattttaaaaactaaaactatattattttaataatttttcgagaaaagacattttaaaacataacgCTAATAAACTCTTAAACAATTAATATGACACTGTCATGAATATCAAATAAAGTCACATGACTTAGTCCTCTAATGATGTCCACTTCTCCTTACATACACAACTGTAATATATTTGCAATATGACAAGGTAGTGAAAACAGCCTAGAGTTTTGTTTTAGGGGTCTGCTTCATGGGACTTGGTATAGCATTCTTTTCATACGTATGAATGccgtaattgttttttattttttttcttacataaagTCATGTTGGGATTAATGGAAATTAATCCTTGaatttatatgtttaatttGTCGGTGTACAATATTATTGCAGGTGGATAAGAGGTACAACCATTATTGTGAGCAAATGCAAATGGTAGTGAACTCATTTGATCTAATAATGGGTTTCGGCGCGGCTGTCCCTTACACTGCCCTTGCCCAGAAGGCAATGTCAAGGCATTTTCGGTGTCTAAAAGAAGCAATATCAGCGCAATTGAAGCATAGCTGTGAGCTAGTTGGAGACAAAGATGGTGCTGGGACCTCAGCTATAACAAAAGGAGAGACACCAAGGCTTAAGTTATTAGAGCAAAGTCTTAGACAACAAAGAGCCTTTAACCAGATGGGCATGATGGAACAAGAAGCTTGGAGACCCCAAAGAGGCTTGCCTGAACGATCTGTCAACATTCTAAGAGCCTGGCTTTTTGAGCATTTTCTCCACCCGTACGTTACTTTTACCTAAACTTCACtataatcaagaaaattatcacaatcaagaaagttgaaaaatcaaagtatatgcACTTATTATTAGTAGTAGAGTAAAAGTTTCTATCATATAATGATACTTTCTGATTAGTTAACTAGATAGATACTAACACAAGATCCAAgttcccttgtttttttctctagcTTTTTGTCCATAATGTGATTAAAAGGAGCAGTAATGCAGTGTCCTTGGATGTTGTCTCGTCAGCTAAAAGCTGCCAAAGGGTTTCTATTTGCCCACTGCTTTTTCCCCTTGTACCTAAGTTCCCTCCTCCATTTGCAGACCTCAGAAATTAGCTAGTGtgtgaaataaaaagagagaaaaactttattaaagtttgatttaACTGActaccttttcctttctctctctttctctatgtgaaaatcacaatttatacagaaaataataagagagaTCAATGAGCGCTGTTGTACGTATCCCCCTAAACTTCTCTGATACCCCTACTACTGCCTGCTACAAATACTGCTCATCTTTTCTTCTCTTAGATTCTCGCGCCTCGTATTATATGGTACACAAAGAAAAGCTAGCATTGGTGTATATGGTTTATGTGTTGACTCTGATGTCATTTTCTGGTCTCTTTCTCAGGTATCCAAGCGATGCTGATAAGCATCTGTTAGCTAGACAGACTGGTTTATCGAGAAATCAGGttagccccccccccccccctctctttctctACGTATACacctttttttatctcttcctCAGCAAAACAGTAAATATACCTGATGAGAAAGAACGAGGGAAAGAGAGTGTTTCAGGGTAGGGTACTGTCATGTAACATGAAAATGGGATTCTATtctagagaggaaaaaaaagaaagaaaaaacaagaagggaCCATGAGTGAGTTGAGTAGATTTGTTTGCATGGTTTAGGGTTTACTTTCTCTGGTgcacctctttctttctttttttaatttgtgttttccatatattttaaatttattgatttctttGGATTCTTTTATAAGTCGAGTCGAGGGACATAGATTCTGAAATGGACATTATCAGTGAAGAAACTCTAGGGAGATACTATTATTTAAGAGCAGAGACACAAGTACACAAGAGATGAGACATGAGAGTTTGCATCTTTAATTCTCTTTCTAtgtctctctctctacaaatGACACCGCATATTATCCAACCCACGCGAAGAAGAACCATTAAAGACAGTGAACAAAATTCATGTATACTTGTCGGAATTTTTACTTGCATGTTATTCTTTACCACCTGCAAGTGGGTTTTTAACCTTCTTACTGTTTTCTTGTCTATCACGTATTTATTGCAACTGCATCTCCTTGTTTCTCTTGTGATTAAAccctataattttatttcttttttctatttaatctgTTTTCCTCTCAAAATTTAAGGTAAAGATGGGTTTCCAACTTGACTCTTCTTCtttcggattttttttttctttccttgtctTGCGTGAAATTAAAGAATATGTTACTGAACTTTTAGCGAGAAGTTccgaaaaaatatatatatttctatagaatattatttatgttattatttttttaaagtatttttatttggaaataaattaaaataatatttttttaaaaaaaaattaatataaatatattaaaacgatttaaaatcataaaaaaattaatttaaaacaataataaaaaaattttaaataaacttctaatgcaaaaacaaactcattctaaaTTTACCATCATGTATAGTTTATTATCAAGTGTACTGTAAtttcttataattgtttttgccGTTAGGTACCTGTTATATTATTTGCATGAAAAGCAAAATCCCAAAGGTGCCCTTGGAAAGAGAATAGAAATAAACACATATTTAGATGCTTTTATTGTAAGGTATTCTTGAATTAATCATGGCAATCGACGCTGTCAAGTGAATTCCACTACTAATGTCtgttataataatattactgtgttttatagcttttattattttattttttataattatctcgAAAGGATATCCCAATTAGCAACTAAGATTTGCttgcatcatatatatatatatgaccttGTAACTATAATCTTTCGTTAATCATATTGTACgtggttaattaaattaaatgaaggtTTATAATCCATACTACTACTCTATGCGCTGTTTAGGTGTCAAACTGGTTCATTAATGCCAGGGTTCGGTTGTGGAAACCCATGGTTGAAGAAATGTACCAGCAAGAAGCCAAAGAAGAGGAACCAGGGGCAGAAGATAGAGAAAGGAAGCCAaccagcagcaacaacaacagcaacaatcGTGGGCTTGCACAAACACCAACGCCTACTACAACAACGACAGGATCATCAGCACCAGCTGCCACAACAACAGCCCCCACAGCTACAACCATACCATCAGGCAAAAGATCCGAAATCAATGCCAATGAAAAGGACCCTTCACTCCTTGCCATCAATAGACAATGTTTCTCGGAAAACCAAGCTAAActctccacctcctcctccaccaccattATTACACCCACCAATATCACCTCCACCACAGAGGTCGCACCACAACCTCATGCTGGACAATCCTTCCATGACTTCGCTGACGATACATGTCGCCAGGGCAGCATTGTTACAGCTGATTATGGGACCACATCCGGCAATGCCAATGCTGGTGCTGACCACATTGGGTCTACACTTATAAGGTTTGGGACCTCTACTGCTGGAGATGTGTCTCTCACTCTAGGGCTACGCCATGCTGGAAACGTGCCTGACAAGAGCCCTACTTTCTCTGTTAGAGATTTTGGGGgttgttaattaaaatcaattaatcatAAACTTTTATATAGTacatttcagagaaaaatataatcttactttctgccttctttctttctttcttctttttactttcattctaagaagaaagaaacacatAATGAGATCAAAACGTATAGCATATTGAAGTTGGCTATTTGTACGGATTCTATTGTAATTGTATAGTAGATTGTTTTGCATTTTTcagtctttttaaaaaaataaaattatggacGTCTTAAGTTAAGATTTTGTACCCTTTTGTTTTACTAGAATAACAAAACAATCAAGTCATATATTTTCAGAGAGGAAGGTAATGTGGGCAgacatttttttcccctttaagAATATAGATGACTCTTCTCGatgattatccaaaaaaaaaaaaagaatatagatGACTGTCCTTTCTCTCTTCCACACATAATTGCAATTCCAATCCCATGTTTGCAAGAGATGGATGAAGAAGGACATTTAATACATAATTGTGtgcatatataaattattagattacaTTTTAATAATGGCAAAACCTAGAGATGAGCTGTACGTATTTATCTAGGATGTGTACTCTTCTGGGTACTATGATTGAGTAGTGAAAGCTATTGAGTTCGTGACTGATACTTGTTATAAAACCATGTGGTTGAGGCTACAGAGACGGATgctaaacttgatttttaagcACATCACTATATTCTTTGAAGTTGGGTCTCTTTCCTCTCGGTTCCATCTCAACTACTTTTTTCACATataatgattttcaattttagcCATTTTTTGGAGAGATTGAATGTTCAATTAcattttatgttcttatatcGAAATTTAAACATCCATTGTATTTGAGATAAGAGTAGGCACCAATCAtcctgaaatatatatatatatatatatatatgtcatgaGAAGTTTAGTAAAATTTTAGGAAAACTTACAAAATATGAGTTTATGAATAACTACATTGAATTGGTTAGGAAATAGACTGCatcgtttatttttatttgttttttatagagttatcacaattttaaataaatatatattttagaattggtgtttaattttatgagcatcgatttttattatataattataaaaaaaaatattaaactcaataaaGTTCATGACCCGGGTCGTGGAGGGACCAGGGTTGATCCAATATATCTTTGTCtcgatattttttaaaacatttgtcatcttgaagttttttaataGCTAAGTTATGTTTTTACCGATCATCCAGGTTATCTTTGAATtcataaaatcaattgatttaagTCGGGCCAACTCCCACGCAGTTTTATTGGAAACTTGAGTTATATAAAGTGCTAGGATAAAAGATTTTAAGATTGACCCACTTGACCAGGTTTAAtgatactataaaaaaaaactcttcatgctcttaatattcttttttacattttaaaaaaaatcgatctGGTCGCGGCGGAGCGCAGACCAATAAACTAGTAATTTCTAAATAAAGGcaatttgaatatattatatgggttaaatcataaaaagaattgaacatAGGTTTTCAACATGTATTTTAAACTTAGAAACATAAtctaaataatgaatttttcgTTATCAAAGGATTATGACCTCTCA from Populus trichocarpa isolate Nisqually-1 chromosome 5, P.trichocarpa_v4.1, whole genome shotgun sequence includes these protein-coding regions:
- the LOC7492140 gene encoding BEL1-like homeodomain protein 4, with the translated sequence MGIATPPFPPILPHSKTHQLISPNIKSNPSNHNSMSQDYHQGIFSFSHGGFDRSSVSLQEHNQQQQQQQQQHDIAQQIRRDKHRIQSDYEPPPPALVGIEEEEEESSGLPVYETAGMLSEMFNFPPAGGPAAAVDLLDQPVHSNYRTQPRQQQPVTTNDWYNSNNRQSMVVGGLGIGDSKSNSNRDSLAQHQHQISGINADSAAAMQLFLMNPSQPRSPQSPSPSHHQTPPSTSSTLHMLLPNPSSSLQGYIAVSGGGFGATSVISPPQFTWVPDSSHEGGNTGAPLNNPSEISGVVEGQGLSLSLSSSLQHLEAAKAEELRMESGGLLYYNQGAGGSSSAQYYKNLGGHQHHQALHLQGGVGQNHHQVHVGFGSSLGVVNVLRNSKYVRAAQELLEEFCSVGRGQFKKSKFGRQNTNPSSNNNPGGGGGSSSSTKDPLPLSAADRIEHQRKKVKLLSMLDEVDKRYNHYCEQMQMVVNSFDLIMGFGAAVPYTALAQKAMSRHFRCLKEAISAQLKHSCELVGDKDGAGTSAITKGETPRLKLLEQSLRQQRAFNQMGMMEQEAWRPQRGLPERSVNILRAWLFEHFLHPYPSDADKHLLARQTGLSRNQVSNWFINARVRLWKPMVEEMYQQEAKEEEPGAEDRERKPTSSNNNSNNRGLAQTPTPTTTTTGSSAPAATTTAPTATTIPSGKRSEINANEKDPSLLAINRQCFSENQAKLSTSSSTTIITPTNITSTTEVAPQPHAGQSFHDFADDTCRQGSIVTADYGTTSGNANAGADHIGSTLIRFGTSTAGDVSLTLGLRHAGNVPDKSPTFSVRDFGGC